Genomic window (Propionibacteriaceae bacterium ZF39):
CGGAATCGGCGTGGTCAGGTCGTTGCCGGCGTTGCGTTGGTAGCGCAGGAAATCGCTGGTCATGACGGCGCACACTGTGTGGTTGCCGATGTCCTCGGGCACCCACCCACAGCAACCGTCGCGGAAAAATCCCGTCATCGGGTCGGTGCCACAGGTCTCCAGCGGCCCGCCCAGCACGTTCAGCGCCTCCATTCGGTCGAGCCTAGCGCGCGGGAATAGCGTGGGCGAGAGCGCTGTTGAGGAGGTTGAGATTTCAACTTCGCCGACATCGTGGAGGTTTCGATGCTGGATCCCGTCAGCCTGTTCGAGTTCGAGTCACACATCGACCGGCGGACCGTGCACGCCCGGAAGCTGGTCGTCACGCTCGGCAGCCGCGACGCCGGTCATACGCAGCGCATCATCGACACCCACCTGCTGAACACACTGCCGAATCACGTGCTCGGCCGCGTCGATACCGACCAGGTGCTCGACTACGCGGCCACCCGACCGGTGATCGCCTTCGATCGGGACCACTTCAGCGATTATCACGCGCCCGAGATCACGCTCCACCACGTCACCGACGCAGCCGAACAGCCGTTCCTCATGCTCACCGGCCCGGAGCCGAACCTGCAGTGGGAGCGCCTCGCCCGCACCGTCGACTACCTGATCGACCAGTTCGACATCGACGAGACGCTGATCGTGCATGGCGTCCCCGCGCCGGCGCCGCACACGCGGCCCATCTTCGTGAGCCGGTACGCCGAGCAGACCGACCTCGTGCCGATCAACGAGACCGTGCCGATGGCGTTCGAGATGCCCGCGAGCTTCACGAGCCTGCTCACGGTCCGGCTCGGCGAGCGCGGCCACAAGGTCACCGGACTGGTGGCCCATGTCCCCCACTATCTCGCCGCCGGCGACTCGCCCGAGGGTGCCCTCGCCCTGCTCGAGAAGCTGGAACGCCAGGCGCGGCTGACCCTCCCGGCCGGCCGCCTGCCCGAATCGGTGATGGTGATGCGCGGCAAGGTCGACGAGGAAGTGGCCGACTCCGAGGAGGCCCAGGAGATGGTGGCCCAGCTCGAGGCCCAGTACGACCATTTCATGGAAGGTCGCAGCCTGACCCGGGGCGTCGACGTCCCGACCGCCGACGAGATCGGGGAGCAGGTCGAGGACTTCCTGCGGGGATTGGGAGACTGACGACAGAGTCCGCTAGTATTTTAAACGGAATATCTGTCATAAAGGAGTTGACCCATGTCTGTGCAGACCACGGCCACGCTGCTGGGTGATTTGGTCTCGGCCAATCCCAATGCCGCCCGCGTGCTGGATGCGCACGGCCTGGACTATTGCTGCGGCGGCCGGCGTTCGCTCGCGGATGCCTGCGCCGAGGCCGACATCGACGCCGACGCCGTGCTGAACGACCTCTCGGCGGCCCCCGAGGCCACCGGCGTCGACGCCACCGCCCTCGACAACGCCGAGCTGATCGACCACATCGTCTCGATCCATCACGAATACCTGTGGCGCGAGATGCCGCGCCTGACCGAGCTGGCCAACAAGGTCGCCCGCGTCCACGGCGGCAACCATGCCGAACTGCGCGAGGTCCAGAAGACCTATCAGGCCTTGGTGCTGGATCTGACCGATCACCTCATGACTGAGGAGCAGGAGCAGTTCCCGGCCATCAAGGCGGACCGGGCCGACCTCTCCGAGACCGGGGTGGCGAAGCTCATGGGCGAACACGACGTGGCGGGCGAGCTGCTCGCCAGGCTGCGCGAACTCACCGACGGCTACACGGTCCCCGCCGATGGCTGCGCGTCCTATCAGGCGCTGTACGCGGGGCTCGCCGAGCTCGAGACCGACCTGCACACCCATATCCACAAGGAGAACAACATCCTGTTCCCCCGCCTGCTGAGCAACGCCTGACGATCAGTTCCGGTCGCTGACCGGCTCCGCAACGGCCTCCGACACCTGGTCGGGGGCCGTTCGGCGTACGCGGCGCACGTCCCAGGCCGCCAGCAGCAGGCCGGCGATGATCAGCGCACCGCCGATCGGCGTGATCGCTCCCAGCCAGCGCATCCCGGTGAGCGCCATCAGGCAGAGCGTGCCGCTGAAAATGATGCCGCCCACGAGGATCGGCCACGGCGCCCGCCGCTGTTCGGGGCGCAGGCCGAGAGCCATGAGGGCGAGTGCGGCGTACATCTGATAGCGCACACCCGTCTCCCAGTTCGCCAGCATCGCGGGCTCGACCAGGTCCTTCAGGCCGTGGGCCCCGAACGCGCCGAGCGCCACTCCGATCGCGGCGAAGACTGCTCCGACGGCAAACGTGGTGTGGTGTCGCATGGTCCGACCCTAATCGCTTGCCCAGGATCGCCGCGTTCTGCGGACGCGTACGGTGGACTTCATGACTTCGCTCCATGACTTCTCCGCCGCTCGCATCGACGGCACCGACCAGGACCTGTCGGACTATGCCGGCAAGGTCGTGCTTGTGGTGAACACCGCCAGCCAGTGTGGATTGACGCCGCACTATGCGGGGCTGCAGGCCCTGCATGAGAAGTACGCCGACCAGGGTCTCGCCGTCCTCGGGTTCCCGTGCAATCAGTTCGGCGCCCAGGAACCAGGGGCGGAAGACGAGATCGCCCAGTTCTGCGAGACCAACTATGCGGTGACCTTCCCGATGTTCGCGAAGGTCGATGTCAACGGCCCCGATTCCCATCCCGTGTTCGCCTGGCTGCGCTCGGAGCGGGCCGAGGGGAAGGGTACGCCCCCGGAGCGGTTCGCAGCCCACCTCGCCAACCAGCCGCGGGGCGAGAACGGCGACTGGCTCGAGTGGAACTTCACCAAGTTCCTGGTCGGCAAGGACGGCCGGGTGATCGACCGCTACCTGCCGACCGAGACCCCGGAGTCCCTGGCCGGCGACATCGAGGCTGCGCTCGCCGAGTGACAACAGCGAGGGCCGGCCGGGATTCCCCGACCGGCCCTCGCCTGTTGCCCTGGTGAGGCTCAGAGCTCGTGCAGCTTCTGGCCCGACGCCTCGGCATGGCGGTTGAGCTTGTCGAGGTGATGGAACGCTTCGATGAAGCGGATGGTGCCGGACGACGAACGCATGACCACGGAGTGGGTGCGGGCGCCGCCGTTCGGCATGTAGTGCACGCCGTCGACCAGGTCGCCATCGGTGATGCCGGACGCGACGAACAGCGTGTTCTCGCTGGACACCAGGTCGTTCGTGTCGAGGACCCGATCCACGTCGAGCCCGGCGTCGATCGTGCGCTGACGCTCCTCATCGGAGGTCGGCCAGAGCTTCGCCATGATGCGACCGCCGAGCGCCTTCATCGCGCACGCCGACACCACGCCCTCCGGGCTTCCGCCGACGCCGGCGAGGATGTCGATGTTCTTCACGCTCTCGGAGGCGGCGGCGACGGAGGCGGCAACATCGCCATCCGTATACATCCGCGTGCGGGCGCCGGCCGCGCGGATCGCGTTGGTGAGTTCTTCGTGCCGGTCACGGTTGAGCACGGCGACGACCACATCCTCGGGCCGCTTGCCCTTGGCCTTGGCGACCTTCCGGATGTTGTCCTCGATGGGGGCCTCGATGTCGATGACATCGGCAGCCTCCGGGCCGACGGCCAGCTTGTCCATATAGAAGCACATGGTCGGGTTGTACATCGTCCCGCCCTCGGCGGCCGCCAGCACTGCGATCGAGTTGCGCATGCCGAGCGCGAGGAGGCGGGTGCCGTCCACGGGATCGACGGCGATATCGACCTTGGGGCCCTGCCCCGTGCCGACCTTCTCGCCGTTGTGGAGCATGGGCGCTTCGTCCTTCTCGCCCTCGCCGATCACGATGACGCCGTCCATCCGGACTCCACCGAGCACGGCTCGCATCGCATCAACCGCGGCGCCGTCTCCGGATTCCTTCTGGCCGCGTCCGACCCAGCGCGCCGCTGCCAGCGCTGCCGCCTCGGTGGCTCGCACCAGGTCCAGGCCCAGGTTGTTGGTTCCGATCGAGTATCCGTGTTCAAACTGCTCGGTCATGGAGTGCCTCCTCGCATCAGGGCCGTCTGCCCGCTTCCCCAGCCACCCTAGCGTTCAGGGCATCCGCCCGAGCCGTTGCCGGTGTCACTGGTGCGTCACTGGGGCACGAATGGAAGCAGCGCGGTCACAACGGCGGCAGAGGCGAAACTCAGCAGGGTGGTGATCGTCACCGTGTCGGCCACGGTGCGGACATCGCCCTTGTATTCGAGCGCGAGCAGAAACGCATTGACGGCCGTCGGCATGGCGCCGGAGAGCACCAGGGCCTGCAGGGGTACGCCCCGCAGGCCGAACAGCAGACCGATCCCCAGGGACAACACCGGCATTCCGAAGACCCGCAACAGGCTGGCGGTGATCACCGGACGGTTGACCGTCACGCGTGAGGTCGCGCCGAGCTGGATGCCGAGGGCGAGCAGGACCATCGGCAGCGTCGCGCCCGACAGCATCTCGACACCGCGCATGACACCGGTGGGGAGCTGGAGCCCGAACAGGCGCATGACCAGCGCGAGCACGATGGCCCAGATGGCGGGCAGCTTGAACAGGCCGATGACGGCCTTCCCGACTCCCCCTCCGGCGCCGAACAGCAGCGGGCCGACGATGAACCCGAGGACGACCGAGGCGAGAAAGATGAGGACGCTCTGCTCGAAACCGGCCTGCCCGAGCGCGAAGAGGGCGATCGGCAGGCCCATGTTGCCGCTGTTGGAAATCGCCAGGCTGACCATCACGCCGCGACGGGTCGGTCCCGGCACCCGCGGTGTGAGCAGGCCACCGATCCCCGCACCCAGGAGGCACACGACGACATAGGCGGCCACCAGCGTCACCCCGACCTGGCCCGACACCTGGGTCGTGAGCAGGGTCGCGAGGCACAGCGCGGGCGTCAGGCCATAGAGGCTGATCTTGCTGATCGTGCTCGGATCGAGGGGGAAAATGCGCCCCAGGAGAAAACCGGTTCCGGCGACGACCAGGACCGGAACGATGACGTTCGCGAGCGCCAGCAGGACTCCCATGGACCCATCCCTCCCATCGTGCGGCACGACCCCGGGTGATCCTAGGGCAGCTGATGCATGCTGAGTTGGTGGAGATCTGTCTTGACCAACTGCCGACCGCCAATTGGTGCGATTCGCACGCGCTGGTCGAGCGGGACCGCAACACGGCCGTGGGCGACCCCTTCGATGTGTCCGAGCTGGTGCGCACGAGCGAACACCGGCTCCAGATCCTGGGCTCCCGCTACAGCTATCCCGACCTGATCGAGGGACACGACGGCCTCGGGGTGCACCTGCGCAGCTCCCGCCGCATCCTCGGCCAGGAGGATGCCACGATCACCGTCACCGGCGACTGCACGCTGACCGAGGTGTGGGAACACCTGCGCGCCGACCGGCGTACGCTGCCGATCTGCCCGCCGGTCATCACCACCCAGACGGTCGCCGGTGCCATCGGCACCGGCACCCACGCCCAGGGCACCCGCGAAGGACTCTTCGCCGACACCGTGGTCGAGTTCGAGTTCGTCGACGCCTCCGGTCGCTGGCACCGGATCGGTCGCGACGACCCGGCCTTCGGGGCCTTCCAGCTCCATCTCGGTTCGCTGGGCCTCATCACCTCGGTGACGCTGGCCACGGAGAGCAACCGCAACTATGTCTGCCACAAATACACGACCTCCGGCGACGAGCTCCGGGCCGGATTCGGTGCCTGGAACGAGCGCTCCGAGCACGTGAAGGTCTGGTGGTTCACGGAGGAAGACCGCGCCCACGTCTGGGAGGTCACCCCCACCGCGGGCCTCATGCCCCAGGCCGCCGATGCGACCGCCCACACCGACCTCAACCAGGTTCTCGCCGATACCCAGGCGCGCATGGGCCGGGATCTCCGCAGCGACGATCGCCAGCTCGCCTCGCAGCGCACGGTCGGCCGGTTCTATGACTACAGCGACGCCACCGGCGACCTGGTCGAGATCTTCCGCAACGGCATCCCGGCCCCGCAGATCAACATGGAAGTCGGCGTGCCCCTCGAACGCTTCGAGGCCGCCGCCGACGACCTCCGCCGCGTGCTCGCCGACTCGGCGTACCAACTGCACTATCCGGTCATCCTCCGCCCGACCGGGGCGAGCGACGCGTGGCTCGCGGCGGCGTACGACCGCCCGACCTGCTGGTTCGGCTTCGTCGTCTATCAGCGCGCCGACGGCACGGTCGCCGACGGGTCGATCGAACTCCTGGGCGAGCTCCAGGCCGCCCTGTCCGCTCACGAGGGGCTGCCGCACTGGGGCAAGTATTTCGACCCTCGCTTCTATGACTTCGCCTCGCTGCCGCGCTGGGCGGATTTCGCGGGCGTACGCCGACAGTTCGATCCCGACGGTCGTTTCCTCAACCCGAAGCTCGCCGAAATCCTGGGCGCCTGATGAGCCGCGTCGTCGCCGTCTTCGGTGGGCGCAGTGAGATCGGCCACGCCATCGCCACGCGCCTGGCGGCCGGCAACACGGTCGCGCTGCTCGCCCGCCCCGGGTCGCTCGACACCGAGGTGGCCGCCTGCCGCGCAGCCGGCGCCCAGCGGGTGATCCCGATCGAGTTCGATGCCGATGACACCGACTCCCACGACGACCTCGTCGCCCGGGTCGAGGCCGAGGCCGGCCCGATCGACATCGCGGTCCTGGCGTTCGGGATCCTGGGCGACCAGGCCGACGCCGAGCGCGACCACCGGGCCGCCGTACGCATCCTCCACACCGACTTCGTCGCCCAGGCCAGCCTGCTCACGGTCCTGGCCGAGCGCATGCGGCAGCGCGGGACCGGCACCCTCGTCGCGTTCTCCTCGGTCGCCGGGGTCCGCGTCCGTCGCGCCAACTATGTCTACGGTTCGGCCAAGGCCGGGCTGGACGGGTTCGCCTCGGGCCTGGCCGACGCGCTGCACAGTTCTGGCGTACGCCTGGTCATCGCGCGCCCCGGTTTCGTCATCGGGCGCATGACCGAGGGCATGGAGCCCGCCCCGTTCTCCTCGACCCCGGATCAGGTGGCCGATGCCGTCGTCGCCGAGATCGAGTCGGGCAAGCGGGTGGAGCTGTGGATCCCGTGGCAGCTGAAGGCGATGTTCTCGGTCTCCCCGTTCATCCCGCGCGCCGTCTGGCGCCGGATGCCCCGCTGACGCCCCAGTCACGAAACTTCGGAGGCGTCTGGAACACTCCGGAGCATGACTCCAGTGAGCCTGACTTTCCTCGGCGCGGTCGGCACCGTGACCGGTTCCAAATACCTGCTCACCATCGGCGACCGGCGCGTCCTCGTCGACGCGGGCATGTTCCAGGGCGAGAAGCAGTGGCGCGAGCTCAACTGGGCGGAGTTCCCGGTCGATCCGGCCACGGTCACCGACGTCCTGCTCACCCATGCCCACACCGACCATGCGAGCTATCTCCCGGCGCTGGTCCGCAATGGCTTCTCGGGCCCGATCTGGGCGACCGAGGGTACGCGGCGCCTCGCTGAGATCGTCCTGCGCGATGCCGGCAAGCTGCAGGAAATGGCTGCCGCCGAGGCCAATGAGGGCGGCTGGTCGAAACACTCCCCCGCTCTGGCGCTGTATGACAGCACCGACGTCGAGAACACGCTGCCGCTGTTCCGACGCGTGGAGTGGGACACCCCGATCGACCTGGGCGACGGGCTCAGCGCGACCTACGTGCGCTCGGGTCACATCCTCGGATCGGCCAGCGTGCATGTGCAAGTCGACGACGCCGACGTGCTGTTCTCCGGCGATGTCGGTCGGCACGACCACCCGATCCTCAAGCCGCGCGAGATCCCGCCGGGGGCCCGGTTCGTGCTCATCGAGTCGACCTACGGCGACCGCGAACACCCCGAGCCCGAGGGCCACGCCCACGAGGATTTCGCGGCTGCCATCCGATCGACGGTGGCCGCCGGCGGCGAGGTGATCGTGCCGGCGTTCGCGATCGACCGCACCGAGGCGGTGCTCCGTTCCCTCACGGAGATGTATCGCGACGGCCGCATCCCCAGCGTCCCCGTCATCGTCGACGGACCGATGGCTCTGGCGGCCCTTGATGTCTATCGCGATGAGTCGCTGGGGGAATTGCGCGACGACATCGATGTCGAGGACTTCACGGGGCTCCCCCACCTCAGCGAGGTCCGATCGGGCCGCGACTCCAAGAAGCTCAACCGGCGCAGCGGCCCGCGCATCATCGTGTCCTCGTCAGGCATGGCGGAGGGTGGCCGGGTGCTGCATCACCTGGCCCGGGCCCTGCCCGATCCGAAGAACACGGTGGTCCTGACGGGCTTCCAGGCGGAGGGTACGCGGGGCCGCGCCCTCGAGGAGGGTGCGAAGCAGGTCAAGATCAACGGCCGTTATGTGAAGGTGCGAGCCAGGATCGTGCGCGATCGCGAGTTCTCGGTGCACGGTGACTGCTCCGACCTGCTCGACTGGCTGCGCGACCTGGATGCCGAGCCCGAGACCGTCTTCGTGACCCACGGCGAGCCGGAGGTCGCGGCCTCCTTCGCCGATCGCATCACCGACGAATTCGGCTGGTCGGCGGTCGTGCCGCGTTATGGCGAAGTGGTCACGCTCAACGCACCCGCCGACGCGGAAGACGAGGACACGGACGAGGACACCGCCGGGGCCGAGGCCGATTCCGGCGAGGACCGCTGACTGCGTTGATAGCCTCGATGCTATGGATCTGGGCGTCGATTTCGGGACCACTCGCAGCCTGAGCGCGGTCGCCGACCGGGGCAATTATCCGGTCGTGGGCCTCACCGACGACCTCGGTGATGCCCATGACTGGTTCCCGTCGGTCGTGGCCCTGGCCTCGGGGCGGCTCGTCCATGGCTTCGCGGCCCTGGTCGCCGCCGAACACGGTGCGCCGAGCGTCCGATCGTTCAAGCGGGCGATGGCCTCCCCGGAGTTCGGCCCGGACACCCTGATGCGCCTCGGCCCGGCGGAATTCCCCGTGGTGATGGTGATCGAGTCCCACCTGCGGGCGCTGCGGGACGCCCTGGCCACCGCCGGGGCGGATCCGGCCCGGGCCACCAACACCGTCATCGCAGTCCCCGCCCACGCCCACGGTGCCCAGCGGTTCTGGACTCTCGAGTGTTTCCGGCGGGCCGGGTTCGATGTCACGGCCATGATGAACGAGCCCTCGGCCGCCGGGTTCGAATACACCCACCGCCAGCCCCGCACCATCAGCTCCCGGCGCACCCGCCTCATCGTCTATGACCTGGGCGGCGGCACCTTCGACGCCTCCCTTGTCAGCGTCGACGGTACGAGCCACGAGGTTCTTGACTCCCTCGGGCTGAACTCCCTCGGTGGCGACGATTTCGATGGCGTACTCGCCGAGCTCGCCCTCACCAACGCCGGCCTGACGGCCGCCGACCTAGGCGACACTGACCGCGATCAGCTCCTGATCGCCTGCCGCGAGGCCAAGGAGCGGCTGTCACCCCAGACCCGCCGCATCGCTCTCGACGTCGGCACCCACGAGGTCAGCGTGCGGGTGGATGATTTCTACGCCGCGGCCACGCCGCTGGTGGAGGCGACGCTCGAGGCGATGAGTCCCCTGCTCGGCGGCCTGGACAGCGCGACGGATCTCAGCGAGGTGGCCGGGCTCTATCTCGTCGGCGGCGCCTCAGGACTGCCGCTGGTGCCGCGCCTGCTCCGCGAACGCTTCGGCCGGCGGGTCCATCGATCGCCCTATCCGGCCGCGTCAACCGCCATCGGCCTGGCCATCGCCGCCGACCGGCAATCGGGGTTCTCGATCAACGAACAGCTGTCCCGTGGCTTCGGTGTGTTCCGCGAGGGCGAGGGCGGGCGTACGCTCCACTTCGACCCCATCCTGGAACGCACCGAGCATGTCCCCCAGACCGGCGAGCGGGTCGTGGTGCGCCGCTATCGGGCGGCCCACAACCTGGGGCTGTTCCGCTTCGTCGAGTACGCCCAGCTCGACCCGGCCGGCAATCCCCGCGGGGATGTGGTCCCGTTCGGGCAGATCCTCTTCCCGTTCGACACCGACCTGCAGGGACGCGAGAACGACCCGGCGCTCCACATCGAGCGCCGGGACGCCGGTCCCGAGATCGAGGAACGCTATGTGATCGACCCCAACGGGATCGTCACGGTGCAGATCACCGATCTCGACACCGGCTATCGGCTCGAGGAATCCCTCAGCTGATCACGCATACTTCGGGCGTTCGGGCAGCTCGCCCTCATAGCGCAGACCGTCGGTGAGACCGCGCGTCACCCAGCCGATGATGGCGTCGCGGCCACCCTTGAGAGTCGTCGCGCCGTCGCCGATGGTGTAGTTCTCGCCCTCGTCGGTGATGACGGTCAGCCCGGGCCAGTCGTCGCGCTTGGACAGCTTCGCCATGGCGAGTTCGAGGGCGTCCTCGAGCGCGTCCATGTCGCCCTCGTCCAGCTTCCAGAGCGTGTCGAGGTCGTTGTGGTGGACGAGCACCTCGGTCGTCCACAGCGCCGGGATGGCGTACGCGTTGAACGGCCCGGACGGCAGGCTGACCTCCTCCGTGGCGAGCTTGGTGTTGCGCAGCTGGCCGGCGAGCGCCTGGAAGCCGGCGGTCGCCTCGCGGAGTTCCTGCTTGAGCTCGGCCGCAGACATCTTGGCGAGGTCCTCGATCTGGGCGTCACGATCCTCGGGGCAGGAATACATCGGCGTCTCGGTGCCGGTGACGGCCCAGGTCACGAGGTTGCCGAGGCCCCCGGCGAGACCGATCATGTGGGCGACCACATGGGCACGCGTCCAGCCCTCACAGAGGGACGGGGCGCGCATCTCGTCCTCCGAGAGGCTCTCGACGGTGGCCAGGAGCATGCCGGTCTCGCGCTCGAGCCGGTTCAGGTCAGCGGGCATGTACGCAGCAGTCTTGTTCATGGGCCCAGTCTGGTGGGCGCTGCCGCGCTCCGCCATAGCGGGGTCGTGATCGTGGACGGACAGCCTTCGACGGAACGGCACGTGGCGCGATTGTCGATCCTGCGACACACTGCGCAGAGTCGGTTTCTTGACCGCACCACCACCGCACCACAACGTTGAGGAGCAGCGTGTCCGCCACCACTGACACGGGCTATCGCCCAAGCCTCCGCAGGGACGTCTCCGCGTCCGCCATCATGGCCGGGTTCATCGCCGTTGCCGTTTCCTATGCGGGTCCGCTCCTGGTGACCCTCGAAGCGGCTCGGGCGGGCGGTTTGTCCCCCGAGCTGACCGCGTCCTGGGTCTGGGCCATCTCGGTCGGCTCGGGCGTGATGTCGCTGATCTTCTCCTGGTTCACCCGCCAGCCGATCATGGTGGCCTGGTCGATCCCGGGCGCAGCCCTGCTCGTCACGAGCCTCGAGCCCTATGTCACGTCGGGTCGCTATTCGGAGGTGATCGGGGCGTACATCGTCTGCGGCATCGCCTCCGCGATCCTCGGCGCCACAGGACTCGTCGGCAAACTCATCGCCGCGACGCCCAAACCGATCACCGCGGCCGTGCTGGCCGGCGTCCTCTTCCCCTTCGCGATCCGCGTGGCCCAGGCCGTGGCCGAGAACCCGCTGGTCGCGGGCGGTCTGGTGCTCGGCTATCTGGTCGGGCGCCGCTGGAATCCGCGCTATGCGGTCTTCGTGGCGATGGCTGTCGGTGGCCTGATCGCGGTGATCAGCGGTGAGGCCAATGCCCTCGCTGTCGACTTCGCCATCACGATTCCGGTGTTCGTTGCCCCGACCTTCACCCTGCAGGCGGCCCTCGAGATCGCCGTGCCGCTGTTCATCGTCACCGCCGCGGGCCAGAACGCGCCCGGCCTGATCGTGATGCACAACTCGGGCTACAAGGCCAACGACCGCATGCTGCTCGGTGGTGCGGGCATCTTCTCGGTGCTCTTCGCCCCGTTCAACAGCCATGCGCTCAACTTCGCCGCGGTGACCGCCGCGATCGCGACCTCCGACGAATCCCATCCCGACCTGCGTCGACGCTATATCGCGGGCATGTCGTGCGGCTTCTTCTACATCATCGGCGGCTTCCTCGCGACGTTCATCGTGTCATTGTTCTCGGCCATTCCGGCCGGCATGATCACCGCTCTGGCGGGGGTGGCCCTGCTGAGCCCGCTGCAGAACTCGCTCTACGACACCATGCACGAGGGCAAGCACCACAAGTCCGTGATCGAGGCCGCGCTGATCACCCTGGCCGTGACCATCTCGGGCATGACCGCCCTCGGTATCGTCTCGGCATTCTGGGGCCTGATCGCCGGCATTGTGGCGTACGCGATCCTGCGCCCGCGCCCGCCGAAGATCGACCCGGCCGCGGACATCTGACCCGGGACATGACGAAGGGCCGGTCCCCACGGGGGATCCGGCCCTTGTCGTCGGTTCAGGTGATCAGGTGATCAGGCGAGCACCGCGGTCGCCGCGTCGTAGTCCGGCTCCTGGGTGATCTCGGGGACCAGCTCGGAGTGGATGACGTTGCCCTCGGCGTCGAGCACGACGACGGAACGCGCCAGCAGACCCTGCAGCGGGCCGTCGGTCATCGTCACGCCGTAGTCGGCGCCGAAGCTCGACTTGAAGACCGAGCCGGTCTGGACGTTGTCGATGCCCTCCGCACCGCAGAAGCGGCCGAGTGCGAACGGCAGGTCGGCCGACACGCACAACACCGTGGTGTTGTCGAGGCCGGCGGCCAGCTCATTGAACTTGCGCACGCTGGTCGCGCACACACCCGTGTCGATGCTGGGGAAGATGTTGAGCACCACACGCTTGCCCGACAGGTCGGACAGCTTGATATCGGACAGGTCGGAACCCGTCACCGTGAAATCGGGAGCCGGATCGCCCTGCGCGGGCAGTTCACCGACGGTCTGGACAGGGTCACCCTTGATAGCAGTAGTCGCCATGGACTCATGTTTAGCACGAGTCGGAAAAGCGACTGACAAGCAGGTCGACCAGCGCCGGATGCGCTCCGATCGGCGCGGCGACGACAGCTGCGCCCGACTGGACGAGCCTGCGATGGAAGTGGCCTTCGGCGAGGAGGTACGCAGCGATGGAAACGTTCTCACGTGTACGTGAGAGTTGTTCTGACACAGGGATTCCGGGCCCGGAGAGGACGCCGAGGTCAACGGGTACGCCGAGTCGGTCCCCCAGGCCGGCAGCCACCTCGCCTGCCAGCCGGTGCCAGGATGCGCGCGCGGACCCGGTCGCTGCGAGCACGACCGGCTCCCCCCGCCACCCCGCCTCGGCCAACCGGTCCGCCAGAGCGTCGACGATCCGGGGATCGGATCCCAGGGGCGGTGTGACCCTCACGGCTGCGCCGTCGAGCCCGGTGAGCACCTCCGGGATGTCGGTGTGGATGTGGAAACCCTCGCTGAGCAGCAGGGGCACGATGCACGCGGGGCCGTCCGTTTCTGGAAGGTCGGCCATGACGTCCGGCAGCGTCGGTTCGAGGTGGTCCAGCCAGGCCAGGCGTACAGGTCCGACGCGGGCTTCCACCGCATCGGCAATCGCGCGAACGGTCGCCTGCCCGACCGCGTCGCGGGTGCCATGAGCGGCGAGAATGCGGGTCACGACGTTCCCGCGGGAACGTTCTCGGTCCAATCCGGCCCCAGCGTCACGACGTCCCCGATCACCACCACCGCCGGTGCCCGGACCCCGGCCGTCTCCGCGGCATCGGCGAGTTCGCCGAGCGGGGCGCACGTGACGCGCTGATCCGGCAGCCAGCCGCGCTCGATGATGGCGGCCGGGCACAGCGGATCACGGCCGGCCGCGACGAGATCGGCAACGCTCTGCCGGAGCGTGCTGACCCCCATGAGAATGACGACCGTGTGGGCGCTGGCGATCGGCAGCCACGGCAATTCCTCATGGCCGCTGACCACGCTGAAACCCTTGGACACCCCGCGATGGGTGACCGGGATCCCGGCCGCCAGTGGCACCGAGAGCGCACTCGTGATGCCGGGCACGACCTCGCACGGCACACCGGCCGCCTCGCAGGCCTCGCG
Coding sequences:
- a CDS encoding CbiX/SirB N-terminal domain-containing protein, which translates into the protein MTRILAAHGTRDAVGQATVRAIADAVEARVGPVRLAWLDHLEPTLPDVMADLPETDGPACIVPLLLSEGFHIHTDIPEVLTGLDGAAVRVTPPLGSDPRIVDALADRLAEAGWRGEPVVLAATGSARASWHRLAGEVAAGLGDRLGVPVDLGVLSGPGIPVSEQLSRTRENVSIAAYLLAEGHFHRRLVQSGAAVVAAPIGAHPALVDLLVSRFSDSC
- the tpx gene encoding thiol peroxidase; translated protein: MATTAIKGDPVQTVGELPAQGDPAPDFTVTGSDLSDIKLSDLSGKRVVLNIFPSIDTGVCATSVRKFNELAAGLDNTTVLCVSADLPFALGRFCGAEGIDNVQTGSVFKSSFGADYGVTMTDGPLQGLLARSVVVLDAEGNVIHSELVPEITQEPDYDAATAVLA
- a CDS encoding benzoate/H(+) symporter BenE family transporter gives rise to the protein MSATTDTGYRPSLRRDVSASAIMAGFIAVAVSYAGPLLVTLEAARAGGLSPELTASWVWAISVGSGVMSLIFSWFTRQPIMVAWSIPGAALLVTSLEPYVTSGRYSEVIGAYIVCGIASAILGATGLVGKLIAATPKPITAAVLAGVLFPFAIRVAQAVAENPLVAGGLVLGYLVGRRWNPRYAVFVAMAVGGLIAVISGEANALAVDFAITIPVFVAPTFTLQAALEIAVPLFIVTAAGQNAPGLIVMHNSGYKANDRMLLGGAGIFSVLFAPFNSHALNFAAVTAAIATSDESHPDLRRRYIAGMSCGFFYIIGGFLATFIVSLFSAIPAGMITALAGVALLSPLQNSLYDTMHEGKHHKSVIEAALITLAVTISGMTALGIVSAFWGLIAGIVAYAILRPRPPKIDPAADI